The Flavobacteriales bacterium genome has a segment encoding these proteins:
- a CDS encoding c-type cytochrome, whose amino-acid sequence MKRLLSSLALTLLTSFFLAGDYANGELIFNAKCASCHYPTEEINAAPGLAGVTERWAGKEELLYLWIKNPNAAIATGDPYVTGLVNEYKARFGLMAAQNVNDTEIEDILTYINEYVPPVVSEEVVAVQGGGEESEDQGMSWMWWLVFGLIFIAVIFSLSGVKRQLEVAEAIKEGRSPEEIGYGEAMKAWMWDNRTLVSIIGIFVMVLLIVAAWDWAARIGVYGGEDVVENYKPDQPIKFSHALHAGENQIECQYCHSTAQKSKTPLIPSANVCMNCHKYIKEGPKYGKDEIAKIYQAIGWDVENFVYTGDTEPIEWIKVHDLPDHVYFNHAQHVKVAGLECETCHGQVDEMEVVEQVSSLTMGWCINCHNETSVTQMTASGSENGYYDEIHARMVSTDQGVELLREYLEDGAITAKELGGWECSKCHY is encoded by the coding sequence ATGAAACGGTTACTGAGTTCCCTTGCACTCACCCTTTTGACCTCGTTCTTCTTGGCTGGCGATTACGCCAATGGTGAGCTGATATTCAACGCCAAATGTGCTTCATGCCATTATCCCACAGAGGAGATCAATGCCGCACCCGGATTGGCCGGTGTGACTGAGCGTTGGGCTGGAAAAGAGGAGCTCCTCTATCTCTGGATCAAGAATCCGAACGCAGCGATCGCAACTGGAGACCCCTATGTCACCGGTCTGGTCAATGAATACAAGGCCCGATTCGGTCTGATGGCTGCGCAGAACGTGAATGACACCGAGATCGAAGATATCCTGACCTACATCAATGAATATGTGCCCCCCGTGGTGTCTGAAGAAGTGGTGGCGGTACAGGGAGGTGGTGAAGAGTCTGAGGATCAAGGAATGTCCTGGATGTGGTGGCTCGTCTTTGGCCTGATCTTCATAGCTGTGATCTTCTCACTTTCCGGAGTCAAACGACAATTGGAGGTAGCGGAAGCCATCAAAGAAGGTCGCAGTCCGGAAGAGATAGGATACGGAGAAGCCATGAAGGCTTGGATGTGGGATAACCGCACCCTGGTCAGTATCATCGGTATTTTCGTCATGGTGCTCCTCATCGTAGCAGCATGGGATTGGGCGGCCCGCATAGGTGTGTATGGTGGAGAAGATGTTGTAGAGAACTACAAACCGGATCAACCGATCAAATTCTCCCATGCCCTGCATGCCGGTGAGAATCAGATCGAGTGTCAGTATTGCCACTCCACTGCTCAGAAGAGCAAGACCCCGCTTATCCCTTCGGCCAACGTCTGCATGAACTGTCATAAGTACATCAAAGAAGGACCGAAATACGGGAAGGACGAGATTGCCAAGATCTACCAGGCCATCGGTTGGGATGTAGAGAACTTCGTATATACTGGAGACACCGAACCGATCGAATGGATCAAGGTCCACGACCTTCCTGACCATGTATATTTCAATCATGCCCAACACGTCAAGGTGGCCGGCCTCGAGTGCGAGACCTGTCATGGTCAAGTCGATGAGATGGAAGTAGTCGAGCAGGTGAGTTCACTGACCATGGGTTGGTGTATCAATTGTCACAATGAGACCAGCGTCACTCAGATGACCGCAAGTGGTTCAGAAAACGGCTATTACGATGAGATACACGCCCGTATGGTAAGTACTGACCAAGGAGTCGAGTTGTTGAGAGAGTATTTGGAAGATGGAGCGATCACCGCCAAAGAGCTGGGTGGTTGGGAGTGTTCTAAGTGTCATTATTGA
- a CDS encoding SPOR domain-containing protein: MRILITLLTLSIVSTCFSQEDEDWRLYRPNKGEVEENEEMRRPGGDVPILREKGTIRYIQDERITVVDEYLVSNPIKQDGYRIQLIFGSRGEVSNARSRFLSRFRYAAYETYLPPNFRLRVGDFINRFQAEKALRDLRGSFPNAYIVRDKIEVPEQFK; encoded by the coding sequence ATGCGCATCCTTATCACACTATTGACCTTATCTATTGTGAGCACTTGTTTCTCTCAGGAGGATGAGGACTGGAGATTGTACCGCCCGAACAAGGGTGAGGTAGAAGAGAATGAGGAGATGCGTAGACCTGGTGGCGATGTCCCTATCTTGCGTGAGAAGGGTACTATACGGTACATACAGGATGAACGGATAACCGTAGTGGATGAATATCTGGTCTCCAATCCGATCAAGCAGGATGGATATCGGATCCAACTGATCTTCGGCTCGAGAGGCGAGGTATCCAATGCCCGCAGTCGATTCCTATCTCGTTTCCGCTATGCGGCCTATGAGACCTATCTGCCTCCCAATTTCAGATTACGAGTAGGCGATTTCATCAATCGATTCCAAGCGGAGAAAGCACTTCGGGATCTGCGAGGGAGCTTCCCCAATGCCTATATCGTCAGAGATAAGATAGAGGTACCTGAACAATTCAAGTGA
- a CDS encoding TAT-variant-translocated molybdopterin oxidoreductase — MEELHETEEFKQARDNEFTSEVPVEEFVTGAGASEASTGRRDFLKFLGFSVGAATLAACETPVTKVIPYVNKPEEVTPGLPTYYASTYFDGYDYASILVKTREGRPIYIKGNPDHGMGAINARINSSVLSLYDSTRLSGPRNKDGTDLKWEDADQVVRKALSEASGEVVFLTESIASPSTFKAMSKFSKAYPEAEVTHVQYDPRSFEGIRKANQASFGKAVIPYCDFSKAKVIVGVGADFMNDYPLSAQYTADYGSRRKPEGEWMNQHHHFEAGMSLTGSNADYRTAIKPSQEGLALAAIYNHITGQGATNELSDATSRAASALKKAAGESLVLAGSNDAHVQMIASAINEALGNFGQTIDMDRPVRMSNGNAKDFESLISRMESGSVSAIFMHGVNPAYDSPMADAFVSGLAKVPLSISFSMHADETAKHCSHILPSHHAMESWNDFNVVGAHYALAQPTISPLNNTRQFQESILKWSGYEGSYHDFIKENWTSDMVAMQSERSGDDFWNYSLHNGSVDLNTPMPDSSPLASDEEGGDSATDISVALASVQQQAASAQDIEVFLYTKVGIGTGSHATNPWLQELPDPITKICWDNYATLSPADVAAQGFNMHLGEELPATVVTITLNGVALELPAVPVPGQKSGTVGIALGYGRGAGDEEIGRAAFLIKERGGYELDDNGLRKPIGANAFRLVTMNGDTFSYAASGASVAATGAEWPIASTQTHHTLMDRTSVLKETTLETFQTADSKVYNPPHVLPMHENGEIVQKPVSEVDLWDEHPIEDIGHWWGLSIDLSSCLGCGACITACHSENNVPVVGKDEVRRSRDMHWLRIDRYFSSGMDKEKGAEEGLSKIEMYRQMEIPSENPSVVHMPMMCQHCNHAPCETVCPVAATTHSSEGINQMTYNRCIGTRYCANNCPYKVRRFNWFNYKAYAKFTEVNPTQDWTGRMVLNPDVTVRSRGVMEKCSMCMQRIQAGKLDAKINGTPVPDGSIQTACSEVCPNDCITFGDMNDEDSMISKRKGNKRSYLALEEVGTRPSISYMVKVRNREENQA, encoded by the coding sequence ATGGAAGAACTCCACGAAACGGAGGAGTTCAAGCAGGCCCGAGATAATGAATTCACTTCTGAAGTACCAGTAGAGGAATTCGTGACTGGTGCTGGTGCTAGTGAGGCAAGCACAGGGCGTAGGGATTTTCTCAAATTCCTCGGATTCAGTGTGGGTGCAGCTACACTGGCTGCATGCGAGACCCCAGTGACCAAGGTCATACCTTACGTCAATAAGCCGGAAGAGGTGACTCCGGGTCTTCCGACCTATTACGCGAGCACGTATTTCGATGGCTACGATTACGCATCCATCCTGGTCAAGACCAGAGAAGGAAGACCTATTTATATCAAAGGCAATCCTGACCATGGAATGGGCGCCATCAACGCGCGTATCAACTCTTCGGTACTGTCCCTCTATGACAGCACCAGATTGAGTGGACCTAGAAATAAGGATGGAACAGACTTGAAGTGGGAGGATGCCGATCAGGTGGTGCGTAAAGCTCTTTCTGAAGCATCGGGTGAAGTTGTCTTTTTGACTGAGAGCATTGCCAGCCCGAGTACATTCAAGGCGATGTCCAAGTTCTCAAAAGCCTACCCAGAAGCGGAAGTTACGCATGTACAGTACGACCCACGCTCTTTCGAAGGCATCAGAAAGGCCAATCAGGCCTCCTTTGGGAAAGCAGTCATTCCATACTGTGATTTCTCCAAGGCCAAAGTCATCGTAGGAGTAGGTGCAGATTTCATGAACGACTATCCACTTTCTGCTCAATACACGGCAGATTACGGGAGTCGCAGAAAGCCAGAAGGTGAGTGGATGAATCAGCACCATCACTTCGAAGCAGGTATGTCCTTGACAGGATCCAATGCAGACTATCGCACAGCCATCAAACCTTCCCAGGAAGGCCTTGCACTAGCTGCTATCTACAATCACATCACAGGACAAGGTGCCACCAATGAGCTTTCTGATGCAACATCCAGGGCTGCTTCAGCTTTGAAAAAGGCCGCTGGAGAATCCTTGGTTCTCGCGGGGAGTAATGATGCCCATGTACAGATGATCGCAAGCGCGATCAATGAAGCACTTGGGAATTTCGGGCAGACCATCGACATGGATCGTCCGGTACGGATGTCCAATGGCAATGCAAAGGATTTCGAATCGCTTATCAGCCGCATGGAATCAGGCTCTGTGTCTGCTATTTTCATGCATGGCGTCAATCCAGCCTATGATTCGCCTATGGCCGATGCCTTTGTGAGTGGTCTTGCTAAAGTGCCTCTTTCTATTTCTTTCTCCATGCACGCGGATGAGACCGCTAAGCATTGCAGTCACATCCTTCCTTCGCATCATGCCATGGAATCCTGGAATGACTTCAATGTGGTAGGTGCTCACTACGCATTGGCTCAACCGACCATTTCTCCACTGAACAATACAAGACAATTCCAAGAGTCTATATTGAAGTGGTCGGGTTATGAAGGAAGCTATCACGACTTCATTAAGGAGAACTGGACATCGGACATGGTGGCCATGCAGAGTGAAAGGTCTGGAGACGATTTCTGGAACTACTCCTTGCACAACGGTTCTGTCGATCTGAACACTCCCATGCCTGACTCTAGTCCACTGGCCAGTGATGAAGAAGGAGGAGACTCAGCTACAGATATTTCAGTTGCCTTGGCATCTGTACAGCAACAAGCGGCTTCAGCTCAGGATATTGAAGTGTTCCTCTATACCAAAGTGGGGATAGGCACCGGTTCTCATGCGACCAATCCATGGTTGCAGGAATTGCCTGATCCCATCACTAAGATATGCTGGGATAACTATGCGACACTCTCACCTGCGGATGTTGCTGCCCAAGGATTCAACATGCATCTGGGGGAAGAACTTCCTGCTACAGTGGTCACGATCACGCTCAATGGAGTCGCCCTCGAACTCCCTGCAGTACCCGTTCCCGGACAGAAATCAGGGACCGTAGGGATTGCTTTGGGGTATGGCCGTGGAGCAGGAGATGAGGAGATCGGTAGAGCTGCATTCCTGATCAAGGAACGCGGTGGATATGAGTTGGATGACAATGGACTGAGAAAGCCTATCGGGGCCAATGCCTTCCGATTGGTCACCATGAATGGGGATACATTCTCCTATGCGGCAAGTGGAGCATCTGTAGCCGCTACTGGAGCCGAATGGCCCATAGCATCTACACAGACTCACCACACCTTGATGGACCGCACATCGGTCCTGAAAGAAACCACTCTTGAGACTTTCCAGACAGCAGACTCCAAGGTCTACAATCCACCCCATGTATTGCCCATGCATGAGAACGGGGAGATCGTGCAGAAACCGGTCTCCGAAGTGGATCTGTGGGATGAGCATCCCATTGAGGATATCGGACATTGGTGGGGACTGAGTATCGACCTGTCGTCCTGCCTAGGTTGTGGAGCATGTATCACGGCTTGCCATTCTGAGAACAATGTTCCGGTGGTAGGTAAAGATGAGGTACGCAGATCAAGAGATATGCACTGGCTCCGTATCGACCGCTACTTCTCCTCAGGAATGGACAAGGAGAAGGGAGCAGAAGAAGGCCTCAGCAAGATCGAGATGTATCGTCAGATGGAGATTCCTTCGGAAAACCCATCCGTGGTGCACATGCCTATGATGTGTCAGCACTGTAATCACGCTCCATGTGAGACAGTATGTCCGGTAGCTGCTACTACGCATTCTAGTGAAGGAATCAATCAGATGACCTATAACAGGTGCATCGGTACGAGATATTGTGCGAACAACTGCCCATATAAGGTCAGAAGATTCAACTGGTTCAATTATAAGGCCTATGCCAAGTTCACCGAGGTCAATCCAACTCAGGATTGGACAGGAAGAATGGTGCTCAATCCGGATGTGACAGTGCGCTCGCGAGGGGTGATGGAGAAGTGCAGCATGTGTATGCAGCGTATCCAGGCCGGTAAGTTGGATGCCAAGATCAACGGTACTCCCGTACCTGATGGTAGTATACAGACCGCCTGTTCAGAAGTCTGTCCGAACGATTGCATCACCTTCGGTGATATGAATGACGAGGATTCTATGATCAGTAAGCGGAAAGGAAACAAACGTTCTTATCTGGCCTTGGAAGAGGTTGGGACCCGACCTAGTATCTCATACATGGTCAAGGTCAGGAACAGAGAAGAAAATCAAGCGTAA